One region of Glycine max cultivar Williams 82 chromosome 9, Glycine_max_v4.0, whole genome shotgun sequence genomic DNA includes:
- the LOC106794339 gene encoding uncharacterized protein, which produces MEENEGIGDFFGRLQVLTNSMKGYGEKFTDLILIEKVLRSLNPKFDHIVVAIEESKDLESMSIDELQGSLEAHEQRLQERNNCNTKLVETALQAQQNPKNSGNESSRGKRGRFKNSRGIGNHGSREHSDQKNNGNQSSNRGGHIGNRGRGGKKTWDKKNVDCYNCGKKGHYAADCWYKDKNPADEAQLAEGADSVSEPVLLMVTNKTTPHDKGQWYLDIGCSTHMTGHKDWFVCLDERMKSKVRFAGDSTMLAEGIGNVLI; this is translated from the coding sequence ATGGAAGAGAATGAAGGTATTGGAGATTTCTTTGGTAGATTACAAGTTCTTACTAATTCAATGAAAGGTTATGGTGAGAAATTCACTGATCTAATACTGATTGAAAAAGTATTAAGATCATTGAATCCAAAATTCGACCACATTGTGGTTGCTATTGAGGAATCAAAGGATTTGGAATCCATGAGCATTGATGAATTACAAGGTTCCCTCGAAGCCCATGAGCAAAGATTGCAAGAAAGGAATAATTGTAATACAAAGCTTGTTGAAACAGCTCTTCAAGCTCAACAAAACCCGAAGAACTCTGGAAATGAATCATCCAGAGGAAAGAGAGGCAGATTCAAGAACTCAAGAGGAATAGGCAACCATGGATCAAGAGAGCACTCAGATCAGAAAAATAACGGCAACCAAAGTTCCAACAGAGGAGGACATATTGGAAATCGAGGGAGAGGAGGAAAAAAGACCTGGGACAAAAAGAATGTAGATTGTTACAACTGTGGAAAGAAGGGACATTATGCTGCTGATTGTTGGTACAAGGATAAAAATCCTGCTGATGAGGCTCAACTTGCAGAAGGAGCAGATTCAGTTTCTGAACCTGTCCTGTTGATGGTGACAAACAAGACAACGCCTCATGACAAGGGTCAATGGTACTTAGACATAGGATGCTCTACACACATGACTGGTCACAAAGACTGGTTTGTGTGTCTAGATGAAAGGATGAAAAGCAAAGTGAGATTTGCAGGTGACAGCACCATGCTTGCTGAAGGAATTGGAAATGTCTTGATTTAG